One window of Enterobacter sp. RHBSTW-00175 genomic DNA carries:
- the gatB gene encoding PTS galactitol transporter subunit IIB, protein MKRKIIVACGGAVATSTMAAEEIKELCEAHHIELDLVQCRVTEIETYMDGADLICTTAKVDRSFGNIPVVHGMPFVSGVGIEALQQKILTILEG, encoded by the coding sequence ATGAAACGCAAAATTATCGTTGCCTGTGGCGGTGCAGTCGCCACCTCAACCATGGCAGCAGAAGAGATCAAAGAGCTGTGTGAAGCCCACCACATTGAGCTGGATCTGGTGCAGTGCCGCGTAACCGAAATTGAAACCTATATGGACGGCGCAGACCTGATTTGTACCACGGCTAAAGTCGACAGATCCTTTGGCAACATCCCGGTAGTACACGGGATGCCGTTTGTTTCAGGTGTCGGCATCGAAGCGTTGCAGCAAAAAATCCTGACCATCCTCGAGGGGTAA
- the garK gene encoding glycerate 2-kinase, with product MKIVIAPDSYKESLSATEVAQAIEKGFREIFPDALYVSVPVADGGEGTVEAMIAATQGAEHHAVVTGPLGEKVNACWGMSGDGKTAFIEMAAASGLALVPPALRNPLVTTSRGTGELILSALDKGARNIIIGIGGSSTNDGGAGMVQALGAKLCDANGKEIGYGGGSLMALNSIDLSGLDPRLKSCTLRVACDVTNPLVGEKGASRIFGPQKGADEGMILELDANLSHYADVIRTSLRIDVKHVPGAGAAGGMGAALMAFLGAELRSGIEIVTQALNLEEHIHDCTWVVTGEGRLDSQSIHGKVPVGVANVAKKYHKPVIGIAGSLTKDVGVVHLYGIDAVFSVLTSIGSLEEAFRGAFDNIYRASRNIAATLQMGMRTQG from the coding sequence ATGAAAATCGTAATCGCTCCAGACTCTTATAAAGAAAGCCTTTCTGCCACCGAGGTAGCTCAGGCGATAGAAAAAGGATTTCGGGAGATCTTCCCCGATGCACTTTATGTTTCTGTTCCTGTTGCCGATGGTGGGGAAGGCACGGTCGAAGCGATGATTGCCGCAACCCAGGGCGCGGAGCATCATGCCGTTGTGACCGGGCCCCTGGGCGAAAAGGTGAATGCCTGCTGGGGCATGTCCGGCGATGGTAAGACTGCATTTATCGAGATGGCGGCGGCAAGCGGCCTGGCACTTGTGCCTCCTGCGCTGCGTAACCCACTTGTCACCACCTCACGCGGTACCGGAGAGCTTATCCTCAGTGCGCTGGATAAAGGCGCACGCAATATCATTATCGGTATTGGCGGTAGCTCAACGAACGACGGTGGGGCTGGCATGGTGCAGGCGCTGGGCGCAAAACTCTGCGATGCCAACGGCAAAGAGATTGGTTACGGTGGCGGTAGCCTGATGGCGCTCAACAGTATTGATTTGTCAGGCCTTGATCCGCGTCTGAAGAGCTGCACCCTTCGCGTGGCGTGTGATGTGACGAACCCGCTGGTGGGGGAAAAAGGGGCATCCCGTATCTTTGGCCCGCAGAAAGGGGCGGATGAGGGGATGATCCTGGAGCTGGATGCCAATCTTAGCCACTATGCGGACGTGATTAGAACGTCCCTGCGAATCGACGTGAAGCATGTTCCGGGCGCGGGTGCTGCTGGTGGGATGGGGGCGGCGCTGATGGCATTCCTTGGCGCAGAGCTGCGCAGCGGTATTGAGATAGTCACTCAGGCGCTTAACCTGGAAGAACATATTCACGACTGCACCTGGGTTGTGACGGGAGAGGGGCGGCTCGACAGCCAGAGTATTCATGGCAAAGTGCCCGTCGGCGTGGCGAATGTCGCCAAAAAATACCACAAGCCGGTGATTGGTATCGCCGGTAGCCTGACCAAAGACGTGGGCGTCGTACACCTGTATGGTATCGATGCGGTGTTCAGTGTACTGACCAGCATTGGTTCGCTGGAAGAGGCTTTCCGGGGAGCATTCGACAACATTTACCGCGCCTCACGCAATATCGCGGCGACTTTGCAGATGGGGATGCGCACGCAAGGGTGA
- a CDS encoding tagatose bisphosphate family class II aldolase translates to MYVISTKAMLQKAQREGYAVPAFNIHNLETLQVVVETSSEMRSPLIVAGTPGTFSYAGIGNVVAIASDLAKTYNQPLAIHLDHHEVFDDIAQKVQAGVRSAMIDGSHLPFADNIALVKKVTDYCHRYDVSVEAELGRLGGQEDDLVVDSKDALYTHPQQAHEFVALTGIDSLAVAIGTAHGLYTATPKLDFERLAEIRSNVDIPLVLHGASGLSTADIRHAIALGICKVNVATELKIAFSDALKDYFSAHPDASDPRHYMVPAKAAMKEVVRKVITDCGCEGKLRSLRNTKAFSH, encoded by the coding sequence ATGTACGTTATCTCAACGAAAGCGATGCTGCAAAAGGCACAGCGAGAAGGTTACGCCGTTCCGGCATTCAACATTCACAATCTCGAAACGTTGCAAGTGGTGGTCGAAACCTCCTCTGAAATGCGCTCCCCTCTGATCGTTGCGGGAACGCCCGGCACGTTCAGCTACGCCGGAATCGGCAATGTGGTGGCGATCGCAAGCGATCTGGCCAAAACCTACAACCAGCCGCTGGCCATTCACCTGGATCACCACGAAGTCTTCGACGACATAGCACAGAAAGTCCAGGCCGGGGTTCGCTCAGCTATGATCGATGGCTCCCACCTTCCGTTTGCCGACAACATCGCGCTGGTCAAAAAAGTGACTGACTACTGCCATCGTTACGACGTGAGTGTAGAAGCGGAACTCGGACGATTAGGCGGCCAGGAAGATGACCTGGTTGTCGACAGTAAAGATGCGCTCTACACCCATCCACAACAGGCACACGAATTTGTGGCGCTGACGGGCATTGATTCTCTGGCGGTCGCGATAGGCACCGCACACGGCCTGTATACCGCCACGCCGAAACTCGACTTCGAACGACTGGCCGAAATCCGCAGCAATGTGGATATCCCCCTGGTATTACACGGCGCATCCGGGCTTTCGACCGCGGATATCCGCCACGCCATTGCGCTGGGGATTTGCAAGGTTAACGTTGCCACCGAACTCAAAATCGCCTTCTCAGACGCCCTGAAGGACTACTTCTCTGCCCACCCGGATGCCAGTGACCCACGTCATTACATGGTGCCGGCGAAAGCCGCGATGAAAGAGGTGGTTCGTAAAGTCATTACCGATTGCGGTTGTGAAGGGAAGCTCAGATCCCTGCGCAACACCAAAGCATTCAGCCATTAA
- the garR gene encoding 2-hydroxy-3-oxopropionate reductase — MTLKVGFIGLGIMGKPMSKNLIKAGYSLVVSDRNPEAVAEVIAAGAETATTAKAIAEQCDVIITMLPNSPHVKEVALGENGIIEGAKPGLVVIDMSSIAPLASREISEALKVKGVDMLDAPVSGGEPKAIDGTLSVMVGGDKAIFDKYYDLLKAMAGSVVHTGEIGAGNVTKLANQVIVALNIAAMSEALTLATKAGVNPDLVYQAIRGGLAGSTVLDAKAPMVMDRNFKPGFRIDLHIKDLANALDTSHGVGAQLPLTAAVMEMMQALRADGLGTADHSAIACYYEKLAKVEVSR; from the coding sequence ATGACACTGAAAGTTGGTTTTATTGGCCTGGGTATCATGGGTAAACCAATGAGTAAAAACCTCATTAAAGCAGGTTACTCACTGGTGGTTTCTGACCGTAATCCAGAAGCGGTTGCTGAAGTGATTGCCGCAGGGGCAGAAACAGCAACTACCGCCAAAGCCATTGCCGAGCAGTGCGATGTGATCATCACCATGCTGCCAAACTCACCGCATGTGAAAGAGGTTGCTCTGGGTGAGAACGGCATTATCGAAGGCGCCAAACCGGGCCTGGTAGTGATTGATATGAGTTCTATCGCCCCGCTGGCGAGCCGTGAAATCAGTGAAGCGCTGAAAGTGAAAGGCGTGGATATGCTGGATGCCCCGGTAAGCGGTGGTGAACCCAAAGCGATCGACGGCACGCTGTCGGTGATGGTGGGCGGTGATAAAGCGATTTTCGACAAATACTACGACCTGCTGAAAGCGATGGCGGGATCTGTTGTACACACCGGTGAAATCGGCGCAGGTAACGTAACCAAGCTGGCAAACCAGGTGATTGTGGCGCTGAACATTGCCGCCATGTCCGAAGCGCTGACACTGGCGACCAAAGCGGGCGTGAACCCGGATCTGGTGTATCAGGCTATCCGTGGCGGTCTGGCAGGCAGCACCGTTCTGGATGCGAAAGCGCCAATGGTGATGGATCGTAACTTCAAGCCAGGCTTCCGTATCGACCTGCACATTAAAGACCTGGCGAATGCGCTGGATACCTCTCACGGCGTGGGCGCACAGTTGCCACTGACCGCGGCGGTAATGGAGATGATGCAGGCGCTGCGTGCCGATGGTCTGGGCACTGCAGATCACAGTGCGATTGCGTGTTACTACGAAAAACTGGCGAAGGTAGAAGTTTCTCGCTAA
- the gatA gene encoding PTS galactitol transporter subunit IIA, with amino-acid sequence MSHVFVRTGIEFETCQQALAHIGEEMLAKGVVHASYPAALLERELNYPTGIALERHAVAIPHCEAVHAKSPAIYLIRPDKPVNFQQADDDGEVAVSLIIALIVENPSAQMKLLRRLFSELQNPQTLDMLLATPAEQLAACFRETILEPSSCAQAS; translated from the coding sequence ATGAGTCACGTTTTTGTCCGTACCGGAATTGAGTTCGAAACCTGCCAGCAGGCGCTGGCACACATTGGCGAAGAGATGCTGGCGAAAGGTGTCGTACATGCCTCTTATCCCGCAGCACTCCTGGAAAGAGAGCTGAATTATCCCACTGGCATTGCTCTTGAGCGCCATGCGGTCGCGATTCCGCACTGCGAAGCAGTACATGCCAAAAGCCCTGCTATATACCTGATTCGCCCGGACAAACCGGTGAATTTTCAACAGGCTGATGATGATGGAGAGGTCGCGGTTTCGCTCATTATCGCGTTGATTGTTGAAAACCCGTCGGCGCAAATGAAGTTGCTGCGCCGTCTTTTTAGTGAGCTGCAAAACCCGCAAACGCTGGACATGCTGCTGGCCACGCCAGCAGAACAACTGGCCGCCTGTTTCCGGGAAACGATCCTTGAGCCTTCCTCCTGTGCTCAGGCTTCATAA
- a CDS encoding PAAR domain-containing protein, with protein sequence MPGGARKGDLAKGHGCFPDSPVIEGSPDVFINGLAAARLGDAVEAHGCTCGKDCGTHSRIVSEGSATVFINGRPAATVSHGINCGGVIISGSGDVIIGNTPFQPSPHDSGNQATSLNSETSAEQPEQYAQAAKRGHPFPEGDKDIHPTPDPRANYPTAPRAGVDAGFCIIPRYSTTSSFESLLFSGHQPEGTRELYRSLNGAGKEHKAGSILLVVDPDKQDSEQISHMHAAKSRIDEALAPLSEQQADFLFRHKDTIELFAAAASKVSDAAGYSGQATEAARGYFEEVERILTEIDKTYKNQYITSGALIGEQFFVERRRLFGQLDSVLKMFMKHRFMFNEYADLKSALGLSSRSITQRWNETGVSDIEGYATHIEKLAKYVKWMETAGKIGIGLSAFDAAAKITEACTVGRDCAKTSFTSIGEFSGSLVGGKLATKLLAGSTVDTVCAVVLGAATFEAGGAGALLCTIGVAGGISYGSDSALSSLGSFLGVKLYEATSDDSHY encoded by the coding sequence ATGCCAGGAGGCGCAAGGAAGGGAGATCTGGCTAAAGGTCACGGCTGTTTTCCCGACAGCCCTGTTATCGAAGGTAGCCCTGATGTTTTCATCAATGGTTTAGCCGCAGCACGGCTGGGAGATGCGGTAGAAGCGCATGGCTGTACCTGCGGGAAGGATTGCGGAACGCATTCCCGAATTGTCTCTGAAGGATCGGCCACTGTTTTTATTAACGGCAGACCCGCCGCCACAGTTTCTCATGGTATTAACTGTGGTGGAGTCATTATATCCGGTAGCGGAGATGTCATTATCGGGAACACGCCTTTTCAGCCTTCACCTCATGATTCTGGCAATCAGGCAACGTCGCTGAATTCTGAGACATCTGCTGAGCAGCCCGAGCAATATGCGCAGGCTGCTAAAAGGGGGCATCCGTTTCCAGAGGGTGATAAAGATATTCATCCAACGCCCGATCCACGCGCTAATTACCCTACAGCCCCCCGCGCTGGTGTAGACGCGGGTTTTTGCATCATTCCCCGGTATTCAACAACAAGCTCTTTCGAAAGCCTGCTTTTCTCAGGTCATCAGCCTGAGGGTACGCGCGAATTGTATCGTTCCCTGAATGGTGCCGGAAAAGAGCACAAAGCGGGTTCAATTCTGCTGGTAGTTGATCCTGATAAACAGGACAGCGAACAGATTTCTCACATGCATGCAGCAAAATCACGCATTGATGAAGCACTGGCACCTCTCTCGGAGCAGCAAGCGGACTTCTTATTCAGACATAAAGACACAATTGAACTCTTTGCAGCTGCCGCCAGCAAAGTCAGTGATGCTGCCGGATATTCAGGACAAGCCACTGAAGCCGCAAGAGGCTATTTTGAGGAGGTAGAGAGGATACTTACCGAGATTGATAAAACCTATAAAAATCAATATATAACAAGCGGAGCACTGATCGGTGAACAATTTTTCGTTGAACGACGTCGGCTGTTTGGTCAGCTTGATAGCGTTCTGAAGATGTTTATGAAGCATCGATTCATGTTCAACGAGTACGCCGATCTGAAAAGTGCCCTTGGCCTCTCCAGCCGTTCAATCACTCAACGCTGGAACGAAACAGGCGTAAGCGATATAGAGGGTTACGCCACCCATATTGAGAAGCTGGCGAAGTACGTCAAGTGGATGGAAACCGCCGGGAAGATTGGCATTGGTCTGTCTGCCTTTGATGCTGCAGCAAAAATCACCGAAGCCTGCACCGTGGGCAGGGATTGTGCAAAAACGTCGTTTACTTCCATTGGGGAGTTTTCCGGGAGTCTCGTCGGCGGGAAATTGGCTACAAAATTATTGGCTGGCAGTACTGTAGATACCGTATGCGCCGTTGTTCTGGGGGCTGCTACTTTTGAAGCGGGTGGCGCAGGCGCTTTGCTCTGCACTATTGGTGTCGCGGGTGGTATTTCGTATGGCAGTGATAGCGCGCTAAGTTCTTTGGGTAGTTTCCTGGGGGTAAAATTATATGAGGCGACCAGCGATGATTCACACTATTAA
- the tdcA gene encoding transcriptional regulator TdcA — MNTIILPKTQHLVVFQEVIKSGSIGSAARQLGLTQPAVSKIINDIESYFGVEVMVRKNTGVKLTAAGQVLLSYSESITREMKNMVSEINSLSFSTVMDVSFGYPSLIGFTFLSEMIKKFKEVFPKARVSMYEAQLSSFLPAIRDGRLDFAIGTLSDEMLLQDLHVEPLFESEFVLVASKSRTCTGSTTLASLTDEQWVMPQTDMGYYKELLTTLQDNHISIENIVQTDSVVTIYNLVLNADYLTVIPRDMIAPFGSDQFIILPVEDELPVARYAAVWSKNYSIKKSASVLVELAKQYSSLNSERRR; from the coding sequence ATGAACACTATTATTCTACCGAAAACACAGCACCTCGTGGTATTTCAGGAAGTCATTAAAAGTGGCTCCATAGGTTCTGCTGCAAGACAACTGGGCCTGACGCAACCCGCTGTCAGCAAAATTATCAACGATATCGAGTCCTACTTCGGTGTTGAAGTGATGGTTCGCAAAAACACCGGCGTAAAACTGACTGCCGCAGGCCAGGTGCTGCTGTCCTACTCTGAGTCGATCACCCGCGAAATGAAAAACATGGTGAGTGAAATTAACAGCCTCAGTTTCAGCACCGTTATGGATGTTTCCTTTGGCTATCCGTCGCTGATTGGTTTCACCTTCCTGTCGGAAATGATCAAAAAATTCAAGGAAGTGTTCCCAAAAGCGCGAGTCTCTATGTATGAAGCGCAGCTCTCCTCTTTCCTGCCAGCCATTCGCGACGGGCGACTCGACTTTGCGATTGGCACCCTGAGCGACGAAATGTTGCTTCAGGATCTGCATGTTGAGCCGTTGTTTGAATCCGAATTTGTGCTGGTGGCCAGCAAATCCCGAACATGCACCGGATCGACTACACTGGCATCGCTCACGGATGAACAGTGGGTGATGCCGCAAACCGATATGGGCTACTACAAAGAACTCCTGACCACCCTGCAAGACAACCACATCAGCATTGAAAACATCGTCCAGACCGATTCCGTCGTCACCATCTACAACCTGGTACTGAATGCCGATTACCTGACGGTGATCCCGCGCGACATGATTGCGCCTTTTGGCTCAGACCAGTTTATTATACTGCCGGTTGAAGATGAATTACCCGTAGCGCGTTATGCCGCTGTGTGGTCTAAAAATTACAGTATTAAAAA
- the garL gene encoding 2-dehydro-3-deoxyglucarate aldolase — MSNEIFPNKFKAALAAHQIQIGCWSALASPISTEVLGLAGFDWLVLDGEHAPNDISTFIPQLMALKGSNSAPVVRVPTNEPVIIKRLLDIGFYNFLIPFVENVEEAVQAVASTRYPPEGIRGVSVSHRANMFGTVPDYFAQSNKNITILVQIESQQGVDNVDAIAATEGVDGIFVGPSDLAAAFGHLGNASHPEVQRAIQHIFARAKAHGKPCGILAPVEADARRYLEWGATFVAVGSDLGVFRSATQKLADSFKK; from the coding sequence ATGAGTAACGAAATCTTCCCGAATAAGTTTAAAGCGGCCCTCGCGGCACACCAGATCCAGATTGGCTGCTGGTCAGCTCTGGCAAGCCCAATCAGCACAGAAGTGCTCGGCCTGGCGGGATTCGACTGGCTGGTACTGGACGGCGAACATGCGCCGAACGATATCAGCACCTTTATCCCACAGCTGATGGCGCTGAAAGGCAGCAACAGCGCGCCAGTCGTTCGCGTCCCGACTAACGAACCGGTGATCATCAAGCGCCTGCTGGATATCGGTTTCTACAACTTCCTGATCCCGTTTGTGGAAAATGTCGAGGAAGCGGTGCAGGCCGTGGCATCAACACGCTACCCGCCAGAAGGCATTCGCGGCGTGTCTGTTTCTCACCGCGCCAACATGTTTGGCACCGTGCCGGACTACTTTGCGCAGTCCAACAAGAACATCACTATCCTGGTGCAGATTGAGAGCCAGCAGGGTGTCGATAACGTCGATGCCATCGCGGCGACCGAGGGCGTTGACGGTATTTTCGTTGGCCCAAGCGATCTGGCTGCCGCCTTTGGACACCTTGGTAATGCGTCTCACCCGGAAGTACAACGCGCCATCCAGCATATTTTTGCCCGTGCCAAAGCGCACGGCAAACCGTGCGGCATTCTGGCCCCGGTTGAAGCCGATGCCCGTCGTTACCTGGAATGGGGTGCGACGTTTGTTGCCGTCGGCAGTGATCTGGGCGTATTCCGCTCTGCCACGCAAAAACTGGCTGATTCCTTTAAGAAATAA
- the garD gene encoding galactarate dehydratase — MADIEIRQASPTAFYIKVHDTDNVAIIVNDNGLKAGTRFPDGLELIEHIPQGHKVALVDIPAHGEIVRYGEVIGYAVRAIPQGSWIEESLVELPKAPPLNTLPLATRVPEPLPPLKGYTFEGYRNADGSVGTKNLLGITTSVHCVAGVVDYVVKIIERDLLPKYPNVDGVVGLNHLYGCGVAINAPAAVVPIRTIHNIALNPNFGGEVMVIGLGCEKLQPERLLQGTEDVKAIPVDDASIVRLQDEHHVGFKSMVDDILQVAERHLDKLNKRQRETCPASELVVGTQCGGSDAFSGVTANPAVGYASDLFVRCGATVMFSEVTEVRDAIHLLTPRAINEEVGKRLLEEMAWYDNYLDIGQTDRSANPSPGNKKGGLANVVEKALGSIAKSGQSAIVEVLSPGQRPTKRGLIYAATPASDFVCGTQQVASGITVQVFTTGRGTPYGLMAVPVIKMATRTELANRWYDLMDINAGTIATGEESIEEVGWKLFHFILDVASGRKKTFSDQWGLHNQLAVFNPAPVT; from the coding sequence ATGGCCGACATTGAAATCCGACAAGCGTCGCCGACGGCGTTCTATATAAAAGTACACGACACAGATAATGTGGCGATTATTGTCAACGACAATGGTTTAAAAGCCGGAACCCGATTCCCGGACGGGCTGGAACTGATTGAGCATATTCCACAAGGACATAAAGTTGCCCTGGTGGATATCCCTGCTCATGGCGAAATCGTTCGTTATGGCGAGGTCATCGGCTACGCGGTTCGTGCCATCCCGCAAGGAAGCTGGATTGAAGAGTCCCTGGTTGAGCTGCCAAAAGCACCGCCGCTGAATACGCTTCCACTGGCGACCCGCGTTCCTGAACCGTTGCCGCCGCTGAAAGGCTATACCTTCGAAGGTTATCGCAATGCAGACGGCAGCGTGGGTACCAAAAACCTGCTCGGCATTACCACCAGCGTACACTGCGTGGCGGGCGTGGTGGACTACGTGGTAAAAATCATCGAACGCGACCTGCTGCCGAAATACCCGAACGTAGACGGCGTGGTAGGCCTGAACCACCTTTACGGCTGCGGTGTGGCCATCAACGCGCCGGCGGCCGTTGTGCCTATTCGTACTATTCACAACATCGCCCTGAACCCGAACTTTGGCGGCGAAGTGATGGTGATTGGTCTGGGCTGTGAGAAGCTGCAACCAGAGCGCCTGCTGCAAGGCACCGAAGATGTAAAAGCCATTCCGGTGGACGATGCCAGTATTGTCCGTTTGCAGGATGAGCACCATGTCGGTTTTAAATCGATGGTCGACGATATTCTTCAGGTTGCAGAACGCCATCTGGATAAACTGAACAAGCGCCAGCGTGAAACCTGCCCGGCCTCTGAGCTGGTGGTCGGCACACAGTGCGGCGGCAGCGATGCGTTTTCCGGCGTAACGGCGAACCCGGCAGTCGGCTATGCCTCTGACCTGTTTGTACGCTGCGGCGCAACGGTGATGTTCTCTGAAGTCACCGAAGTGCGTGACGCCATCCACCTGTTGACGCCACGCGCCATCAATGAAGAGGTGGGTAAACGCCTGCTGGAAGAGATGGCCTGGTACGATAATTATCTCGATATAGGCCAAACCGACCGCAGCGCCAACCCGTCTCCGGGTAACAAAAAAGGCGGCCTGGCGAACGTGGTGGAAAAAGCCCTGGGGTCGATTGCCAAATCCGGCCAGAGCGCCATTGTGGAAGTGCTCTCTCCCGGCCAGCGCCCAACCAAACGCGGCCTGATCTACGCCGCAACGCCAGCCAGTGATTTTGTCTGCGGCACGCAACAGGTGGCGTCCGGCATTACAGTACAGGTCTTTACCACCGGGCGCGGCACGCCGTACGGCCTGATGGCGGTGCCTGTCATTAAAATGGCAACTCGTACCGAGCTTGCCAACCGCTGGTATGACTTAATGGACATTAACGCCGGGACCATTGCCACCGGGGAAGAGAGCATTGAAGAGGTGGGCTGGAAACTGTTCCACTTTATTCTGGATGTGGCAAGCGGTCGCAAGAAAACCTTCTCTGATCAATGGGGATTACATAACCAGCTGGCGGTGTTTAACCCGGCTCCTGTGACCTGA
- the gatZ gene encoding tagatose-bisphosphate aldolase subunit GatZ, with product MKDIIARHKAGEQLGICSVCSAHPLVIEAALRFDLNTTNKVLIEATSNQVNQFGGYTGMQPADFRDFVLNIAKEVGFPQERLILGGDHLGPNCWQNEPADAAMEKSIELIKAYVRAGFSKIHLDASMSCADDPVPLAPKVVAQRAARLCQAAEEVASDEQKAALTYVIGTEVPVPGGEASSIDSVHVTRVEDAAQTLETHRVAFGALGLDEAMKRVIAIVVQPGVEFDHTQIIHYQPQAAKALSGWICQTPMVYEAHSTDYQTRQAYRALVNDHFAILKVGPALTFALREAIFALAQMENELVAPEQRSHVLDVIDEVMLNEPDYWKKYYRPTWSQAMVDIHFSLSDRIRYYWPHPRICQSVEKLLANLDAISLPLGLISQFMPVQFERLSMNEIAATPQNLIIDKIQDVLRAYRFGCTPEKA from the coding sequence GTGAAAGATATTATTGCCCGCCATAAGGCGGGAGAGCAGCTCGGGATTTGTTCAGTCTGTTCAGCGCACCCGTTGGTCATCGAAGCCGCCCTGCGTTTTGACCTGAACACCACCAACAAAGTGTTGATTGAGGCGACCTCAAACCAGGTCAACCAGTTTGGCGGCTACACCGGGATGCAGCCAGCCGATTTTCGCGATTTCGTCCTGAATATCGCTAAAGAAGTAGGGTTCCCGCAGGAGCGCCTGATCCTCGGCGGCGATCATCTGGGGCCAAACTGCTGGCAGAACGAACCGGCCGATGCTGCCATGGAAAAATCCATCGAGCTTATCAAGGCTTACGTGCGTGCGGGCTTTAGCAAGATCCACCTTGACGCTTCGATGTCCTGCGCGGACGATCCGGTCCCGCTCGCACCTAAAGTCGTGGCGCAACGTGCCGCACGCCTTTGCCAGGCGGCAGAAGAGGTGGCCAGCGATGAACAAAAAGCCGCACTGACCTACGTCATTGGTACTGAGGTGCCGGTGCCAGGTGGCGAAGCCAGCAGCATTGATAGCGTGCATGTCACTCGCGTTGAAGATGCCGCACAAACGCTGGAAACGCACCGTGTGGCATTTGGTGCTCTGGGGCTGGACGAGGCCATGAAGCGCGTTATCGCTATCGTCGTCCAGCCGGGCGTGGAGTTCGATCACACCCAAATTATTCACTATCAACCGCAGGCCGCAAAGGCGCTGTCCGGTTGGATCTGCCAGACACCAATGGTCTACGAAGCACACTCCACCGATTACCAGACCCGCCAGGCCTATCGCGCGCTGGTGAACGATCACTTTGCCATTCTGAAAGTGGGCCCGGCGCTGACCTTTGCGCTGCGTGAAGCCATCTTTGCCCTTGCGCAGATGGAAAATGAGCTGGTCGCGCCGGAACAACGTAGCCACGTGCTCGACGTTATCGACGAAGTGATGCTGAACGAACCGGACTACTGGAAAAAGTACTATCGCCCTACCTGGAGTCAGGCCATGGTCGATATTCATTTCAGCTTATCTGACCGTATTCGTTATTACTGGCCGCATCCGCGAATTTGCCAGAGCGTCGAAAAACTGCTCGCCAATCTGGACGCGATTTCACTGCCGCTGGGTCTTATTAGCCAGTTTATGCCGGTTCAGTTCGAACGTTTATCCATGAATGAGATCGCTGCAACACCGCAAAATCTCATCATCGACAAAATACAAGATGTATTACGCGCCTACCGTTTTGGCTGCACCCCTGAAAAAGCCTGA